A window from Drosophila kikkawai strain 14028-0561.14 chromosome 2L, DkikHiC1v2, whole genome shotgun sequence encodes these proteins:
- the betaggt-I gene encoding geranylgeranyl transferase type-1 subunit beta isoform X2: MEDHAEPEPVLLSKHAKNLLRFLNLLPARMASHDNTRSTIVFFAVCGLDVLNSLHLVPPQQRQDIIDWIYGGLVVPRDNEKNCGGFMGCRAMVPKTEDAALLECMRKYQWGHLAMTYTSIAVLVTLGDDLSRLDRRSIVDGVAAVQKAEGSFGACIDGSEDDMRFVYCAAAICHMLDYWGDVDKEAMYQFIMRSLRYDYGFSQELEGEAHGGTTFCALAALHLSGQLKRLDADTVERMKRWLIFRQMDGFQGRPNKPVDTCYSFWIGASLCILDGFELTDYAKNREYILSTQDKLIGGFAKWPQATPDPFHTYLGLCGLAFTGEPGLSAVNPSLNMSMAACVHLKHLHEQWHSRNGRGDDDTGLSSAAQQHLKLAKEPEAMTTATTTSTSPLIQAQ, encoded by the exons ATGGAAGACCACGCCGAGCCGGAGCCCGTCCTGCTCTCGAAGCACGCCAAGAACCTGCTGCGTTTCCTCAATCTGCTGCCGGCACGGATGGCCTCGCACGATAACACCAG GAGTACCATTGTCTTTTTTGCTGTGTGCGGCCTGGATGTCCTCAATTCCCTGCATTTGGTGCCGCCACAGCAGCGACAGGACATCATCGATTGGATCTACGGGGGATTGGTGGTGCCACGCGACAACGAGAAGAACTGCGGCGGCTTCATG GGCTGCCGCGCCATGGTGCCGAAAACGGAGGACGCCGCGCTCTTGGAGTGCATGCGGAAGTACCAGTGGGGCCACTTGGCCATGACATACACCAGCATAGCCGTCCTTGTGACCCTGGGTGACGATTTGTCCCGTTTGGATCGCCGCAGCATTGTGGACGGAGTGGCTGCTGTTCAGAAGGCGGAAGGAAGCTTTGGAGCCTGCATCGATGGTAGCGAGGATGATATGCGTTTTGTTTACTGTGCCGCCGCCATTTGCCACATGTTGGACTACTGGGGCGATGTAGACAAGGAGGCCATGTACCAGTTTATTATGCGTAGCCTGCGCTACGATTATGGTTTCAGTCAGGAGCTAGAGGGCGAGGCACATGGTGGCACCACATTCTGCGCCCTGGCCGCTTTGCATCTCAGTGGACAGCTGAAACGACTGGACGCGGATACAGTTGAACGAATGAAGCGTTGGCTCATCTTCCGGCAGATGGATGGATTTCAGGGGCGTCCCAATAAGCCAGTGGACACGTGCTACTCCTTTTGGATAGGTGCTTCGCTGTGCATTCTGGATGGCTTCGAGCTGACAGACTATGCAAAGAACCGCGAGTACATACTGAGCACGCAGGACAAACTAATTGGGGGCTTTGCCAAGTGGCCACAGGCCACACCCGATCCGTTTCACACGTACCTGGGACTCTGTGGCCTTGCCTTCACTGGTGAACCGGGCCTGAGTGCCGTGAATCCTAGTTTGAACATGTCCATGGCCGCCTGCGTTCACCTAAAGCACCTGCACGAGCAGTGGCATTCGAGAAATGGACGTGGCGACGACGACACGGGCTTGAGTTCTGCCGCCCAGCAGCACCTAAAGCTGGCGAAGGAGCCAGAGGCGATGACGACTGCAACTACTACCTCTACATCGCCTTTGATTCAGGCACAATGA
- the betaggt-I gene encoding geranylgeranyl transferase type-1 subunit beta isoform X1, translating to MSHHIDMEDHAEPEPVLLSKHAKNLLRFLNLLPARMASHDNTRSTIVFFAVCGLDVLNSLHLVPPQQRQDIIDWIYGGLVVPRDNEKNCGGFMGCRAMVPKTEDAALLECMRKYQWGHLAMTYTSIAVLVTLGDDLSRLDRRSIVDGVAAVQKAEGSFGACIDGSEDDMRFVYCAAAICHMLDYWGDVDKEAMYQFIMRSLRYDYGFSQELEGEAHGGTTFCALAALHLSGQLKRLDADTVERMKRWLIFRQMDGFQGRPNKPVDTCYSFWIGASLCILDGFELTDYAKNREYILSTQDKLIGGFAKWPQATPDPFHTYLGLCGLAFTGEPGLSAVNPSLNMSMAACVHLKHLHEQWHSRNGRGDDDTGLSSAAQQHLKLAKEPEAMTTATTTSTSPLIQAQ from the exons ATGTCCCATCACATAGATATGGAAGACCACGCCGAGCCGGAGCCCGTCCTGCTCTCGAAGCACGCCAAGAACCTGCTGCGTTTCCTCAATCTGCTGCCGGCACGGATGGCCTCGCACGATAACACCAG GAGTACCATTGTCTTTTTTGCTGTGTGCGGCCTGGATGTCCTCAATTCCCTGCATTTGGTGCCGCCACAGCAGCGACAGGACATCATCGATTGGATCTACGGGGGATTGGTGGTGCCACGCGACAACGAGAAGAACTGCGGCGGCTTCATG GGCTGCCGCGCCATGGTGCCGAAAACGGAGGACGCCGCGCTCTTGGAGTGCATGCGGAAGTACCAGTGGGGCCACTTGGCCATGACATACACCAGCATAGCCGTCCTTGTGACCCTGGGTGACGATTTGTCCCGTTTGGATCGCCGCAGCATTGTGGACGGAGTGGCTGCTGTTCAGAAGGCGGAAGGAAGCTTTGGAGCCTGCATCGATGGTAGCGAGGATGATATGCGTTTTGTTTACTGTGCCGCCGCCATTTGCCACATGTTGGACTACTGGGGCGATGTAGACAAGGAGGCCATGTACCAGTTTATTATGCGTAGCCTGCGCTACGATTATGGTTTCAGTCAGGAGCTAGAGGGCGAGGCACATGGTGGCACCACATTCTGCGCCCTGGCCGCTTTGCATCTCAGTGGACAGCTGAAACGACTGGACGCGGATACAGTTGAACGAATGAAGCGTTGGCTCATCTTCCGGCAGATGGATGGATTTCAGGGGCGTCCCAATAAGCCAGTGGACACGTGCTACTCCTTTTGGATAGGTGCTTCGCTGTGCATTCTGGATGGCTTCGAGCTGACAGACTATGCAAAGAACCGCGAGTACATACTGAGCACGCAGGACAAACTAATTGGGGGCTTTGCCAAGTGGCCACAGGCCACACCCGATCCGTTTCACACGTACCTGGGACTCTGTGGCCTTGCCTTCACTGGTGAACCGGGCCTGAGTGCCGTGAATCCTAGTTTGAACATGTCCATGGCCGCCTGCGTTCACCTAAAGCACCTGCACGAGCAGTGGCATTCGAGAAATGGACGTGGCGACGACGACACGGGCTTGAGTTCTGCCGCCCAGCAGCACCTAAAGCTGGCGAAGGAGCCAGAGGCGATGACGACTGCAACTACTACCTCTACATCGCCTTTGATTCAGGCACAATGA